The following are from one region of the Camelus dromedarius isolate mCamDro1 chromosome 16, mCamDro1.pat, whole genome shotgun sequence genome:
- the FBF1 gene encoding fas-binding factor 1 isoform X3 — MAPKTKKGLKGSIDDVLGDLLGDETTPEKPVKLTSRARDTSAVAQALPPSRARTKSLLEDDGFSTRAGLAGADAEVSDISDADPQALLQAMKDLDEMDADLLGLKKSNLASDKRSAKGSEKEEQPSNLKPAGMLTANEKGDAIPTKKLPLSPTSFGHHRKFSFEDLEDPLAGLLSDDEEGISKKPPGMESKTALEKSAAPVRDQGPSLPVTPGDTPVRKKELLFDDEDDIMATLGFGDRPRAERRPTGDQAAPLPARSKLDELLGRGTAAKLLAHPGSGERREFKLDKKYQRPQDKEETWDDEDFTFRAYQPTVGPEGRQSRRQSVRFLEGSTDPKGEPGSRQSSPAASSPIQPRRGGADWLGLKDDISDPLPPSPAREAQRGPPPVSQLSAPGCHSGPARLPSFSGAKPPTEGAGSPAKASQASQPGPSEEKEEEDWLSHALSRKKSQGLAREERTAAPKGQNSMGVVGQPPTGSLPVASPQGLKPAATAGPSETGAPKPPARSATSGSRVTRNQAALALHAGDSKRGTAPGDHSGTEPVICFLNSQEPPELSVPVQSLLPESLAQSLLPSTQYQMQLLAAQAQLQGGTAELQADLLQSQARLAELEAQVRKLELERAQHKLLLESLQQRHQADLELIESAHRSRVKVLEASYQQREERLRRENEELSAQYLSRCQEAEQARAELTAQHQRRLAAATQEKDQEMERLRELQRASILEMRKDHEEQLQRLKLLKDREIDAVTSATSHTRSLNGIIEQMEKFSSSLHELSSRVEASHLSTTQEWELGIRQRDEQLRVLQERLGRQQRDMEEERNRLQEVIGKMEARLSEQSRLLEQERWRVSAEQSKAESAQRTLEEQRKVMVQQITMEREELERAKSALLEEQQSVMHKCGEERRRLAAEWAEFFTQQKLSKERAEREAERALKVDTQREGTLISLAKEQAELKIRASELRVKEDQLVAEREALERERQELRLEKDRVSAAAQRIRLRAEEVESMSQVASEKYEEGQRALREARQVQSEQQARLQLVQQQQERLRQQEQHVNQEHLSLAQQRLQLDHVRQDLLSGPVALLSRAQGLAPSGLSAVVAPAPTTPRCSQPLAGLGPSHLHAKLVLLKHTAAQDHDFLENEQFFLETLKKASDNMASHSA, encoded by the exons ATG GCACCAAAAACCAAGAAGGGATTGAAAG gctCCATTGATGATGTCCTTGGTGACCTCCTGGGGGATGAGA caaCACCTGAGAAGCCTGTTAAACTAACTTCACGTGCCAGAGACACCTCAGCTGTCGCTCAGGCCCTCCCTCCTTCGAGGGCGAGGACAAA GTCCCTCCTGGAAGACGATGGCTTTAGCACGAGGGCAGGCCTGGCAGGAGCTGATGCTGAG GTTTCGGACATCTCAGATGCAGACCCGCAGGCTCTGCTCCAGGCCATGAAG gatctagatgaaatggatgcTGATCTCTTAGGTCTGAAGAAGTCTAATCTAGCCTCAGACAAAAGGTCTGCCAAgggttctgagaaagaagagcagcCTAGTAATCTTAAACCTGCTGGTATGTTAACGGCCAATGAGAAAG GAGACGCCATTCCCACCAAGAAGCTACCTCTCTCTCCCACCAGCTTTGGGCATCACAGGAAGTTCTCCTTTGAAG ACTTGGAAGACCCATTGGCAGGACTTCTCTCCGATGACGAGGAAGGAATCTCCAAGAAGCCACCAGGGATGGAGAGCAAAACAGCTTTGGAAAAGAGCGCAGCCCCGGTCAGAGATCAAG GTCCCTCTCTGCCTGTAACTCCTGGGGACACCCCAGTCCGAAAGAAAGAACTGCTCTTTGACGATGAGGATGACATCATGGCCACCCTGGGGTTTGGAGACCGCCCCCGAGCAGAGAGGAGGCCAACGGGAGACCA GGCAGCGCCCCTCCCCGCTCGCTCCAAGCTGGATGAGCTGCTGGGTCGGGGCACTGCCGCCAAACTCCTGGCCCACCCGGGCAGCGGGGAGCGCAGGGAGTTCAAGCTGGACAAGAAGTACCAGAGGCCACAGG ACAAAGAAGAAACCTGGGATGACGAGGACTTCACCTTCAGAGCCTATCAGCCCACTGTGGGCCCCGAGGGCCGGCAGTCCCGCCGGCAGTCGGTCAG GTTCTTAGAAGGCAGCACAGACCCCAAGGGAGAACCGGGCTCCAGACAGAGCAGCCCAGCGGCGTCCAGCCCCATCCAGCCCAGGAGGGGAGGCGCCGATTGGCTGGGCCTCAAGGACGACATCTCGgacccactccctccctccccagccagggAGGCTCAGAGGGGACCCCCTCCCGTGAGCCAGCTTTCTGCCCCAGGCTGCCACTCAGGCCCGGCCAGGCTGCCTTCCTTCTCGGGGGCAAAGCCACCAACCGAGGGTGCAGGTTCCCCGGCCAAAGCCAGCCAGGCTTCCCAGCCAGGACCAtctgaggaaaaggaggaggaggactggcTGAGCCATGCCCTGTCTCGGAAGAAGTCCCAAGGTCTGGCCAGAGAGGAGCGCACTGCGGCCCCTAAGGGCCAGAACTCCATGGGGGTAGTGGGCCAGCCGCCTACTGGCAG CCTGCCTGTCGCCAGCCCGCAAGGGCTCAAGCCAGCAGCTACCGCAGGGCCCTCAGAAACAGGAGCACCAAAGCCGCCTGCCAGGTCTGCCACCTCAGG GTCCCGCGTAACTAGGAACCAGGCCGCCTTGGCCCTCCATGCAGGTGACTCAAAGAGGGGAACAGCCCCTGGAGACCACTCTGGCACCG AGCCTGTGATTTGTTTCCTGAACTCCCAGGAGCCCCCAGAGCTTTCTGTGCCTGTCCAG TCCCTGCTCCCGGAGTCCCTGGCCCAGAGCCTGCTGCCAAGCACACAATACCAGATGCAGCTCCTGGCGGCACAGGCACAGCTTCAGGGTGGCACCGCCGAGCTCCAGGCTGACCTTCTGCAGAGTCAGGCCCGGCTGGCAGAGCTGGAGGCCCag GTGCGGAAGCTGGAGCTGGAGCGGGCCCAGCACAAGCTGCTGCTGGAGAGTTTGCAGCAGCGGCACCAGGCTGACCTGGAGCTCATCGAGAGTGCTCACAG AAGCCGCGTCAAAGTGCTAGAAGCATCGTACCAGCAAAGGGAAGAGAGGCTGCGGAGAGAGAACGAGGAGCTGTCCGCCCAGTACCTGTCGCGCTGCCAGGAAGCCGAGCAGGCCCGCGCCGAGCTCACTGCCCAGCACCAGCGGCGCTTGGCCGCTGCCACGCAGGAGAAGGACCAGGAGATGGAGCGGCTCCGGGAACTGCAGCG GGCCTCCATCCTGGAGATGCGCAAGGACCATGAGGAGCAGCTGCAGCGGCTGAAACTGCTAAAGGACCGGGAGATTGATGCCGTCACCAGCGCCACCTCCCACACGCG GTCCCTGAATGGCATCATTGAGCAGATGGAGAAGTTCTCCAGCAGCCTGCACGAGCTGTCCTCCCGCGTGGAGGCCTCACACCTCAGCACCACCCAGGAGTGGGAGCTGGGGATCCGGCAGCGGGACGAGCAGCTCCGAG TGCTGCAGGAGAGGCTGGGCCGGCAGCAGCGGGACATGGAGGAAGAGCGGAACCGGCTCCAGGAGGTCATCGGGAAGATGGAGGCACGCCTGAGTGAGCAGAGCCGGCTGCTGGAGCAG GAACGCTGGCGGGTGAGTGCGGAGCAGTCTAAGGCAGAGTCCGCGCAGCGCACTCtagaggagcagaggaaggtcATGGTCCAGCAGATCACCATGGAGCGGGAGGAGCTGGAGAGAGCCAAG AGTGCCTTGCTGGAGGAGCAGCAGTCCGTCATGCACAAGTGTGGGGAGGAGCGGCGGCGCCTGGCGGCCGAGTGGGCCGAGTTCTTTACACAGCAGAAGTTGAGTAAGGAGCGGGCGGAGCGAGAGGCAGAGCGGGCGCTGAAGGTGGACACCCAGCGGGAGGGCACCCTCATCAGCCTGGCCAAG GAGCAGGCAGAGCTGAAGATCAGGGCAAGTGAGCTCCGGGTCAAGGAGGATCAGCTGGTGGCCGAGAGGGAGGCTCTGGAGCGGGAGCGGCAGGAGCTGCGGCTGGAGAAGGATAGGGTCAGTGCCGCCGCCCAGCGCATCAGGCTGCGTGCTGAGGAGGTGGAGAGCATGAGCCAG GTGGCCTCAGAGAAGTACGAGGAGGGGCAGCGGGCACTGCGCGAGGCCCGGCAGGTGCAGTCAGAGCAGCAGGCCCGGCTGCAGCtggtgcagcagcagcaggagaggctCCGGCAGCAAGAGCAGCACGTGAATCAG GAGCACCTGAGCCTGGCCCAGCAGCGGCTGCAGCTGGATCATGTCCGACAGGACCTGCTCTCTGGCCCTGTGGCGCTGCTCtccagggcccagggcctggcaccctCTGGCCTGAGTG CCGTCGTGGCTCCTGCTCCCACCACGCCTCGGTGCAGCCAGCCGCTGGCCGGCCTGGGCCCCTCGCACCTCCACGCCAAGCTGGTGCTACTGAAACACACAGCTGCGCAG GACCATGACTTCTTGGAGAATGAACAGTTCTTCCTGGAGACCCTGAAGAAAGCCTCTGACAACATGGCATCCCATTCAGCCTGA
- the FBF1 gene encoding fas-binding factor 1 isoform X7, producing MAPKTKKGLKGSIDDVLGDLLGDETTPEKPVKLTSRARDTSAVAQALPPSRARTKSLLEDDGFSTRAGLAGADAEVSDISDADPQALLQAMKDLDEMDADLLGLKKSNLASDKRSAKGSEKEEQPSNLKPAGMLTANEKGDAIPTKKLPLSPTSFGHHRKFSFEDLEDPLAGLLSDDEEGISKKPPGMESKTALEKSAAPVRDQGPSLPVTPGDTPVRKKELLFDDEDDIMATLGFGDRPRAERRPTGDQAAPLPARSKLDELLGRGTAAKLLAHPGSGERREFKLDKKYQRPQDKEETWDDEDFTFRAYQPTVGPEGRQSRRQSVSLPVASPQGLKPAATAGPSETGAPKPPARSATSGSRVTRNQAALALHAGDSKRGTAPGDHSGTEPVICFLNSQEPPELSVPVQSLLPESLAQSLLPSTQYQMQLLAAQAQLQGGTAELQADLLQSQARLAELEAQVRKLELERAQHKLLLESLQQRHQADLELIESAHRSRVKVLEASYQQREERLRRENEELSAQYLSRCQEAEQARAELTAQHQRRLAAATQEKDQEMERLRELQRASILEMRKDHEEQLQRLKLLKDREIDAVTSATSHTRSLNGIIEQMEKFSSSLHELSSRVEASHLSTTQEWELGIRQRDEQLRVLQERLGRQQRDMEEERNRLQEVIGKMEARLSEQSRLLEQERWRVSAEQSKAESAQRTLEEQRKVMVQQITMEREELERAKSALLEEQQSVMHKCGEERRRLAAEWAEFFTQQKLSKERAEREAERALKVDTQREGTLISLAKEQAELKIRASELRVKEDQLVAEREALERERQELRLEKDRVSAAAQRIRLRAEEVESMSQVASEKYEEGQRALREARQVQSEQQARLQLVQQQQERLRQQEQHVNQEHLSLAQQRLQLDHVRQDLLSGPVALLSRAQGLAPSGLSAVVAPAPTTPRCSQPLAGLGPSHLHAKLVLLKHTAAQDHDFLENEQFFLETLKKASDNMASHSA from the exons ATG GCACCAAAAACCAAGAAGGGATTGAAAG gctCCATTGATGATGTCCTTGGTGACCTCCTGGGGGATGAGA caaCACCTGAGAAGCCTGTTAAACTAACTTCACGTGCCAGAGACACCTCAGCTGTCGCTCAGGCCCTCCCTCCTTCGAGGGCGAGGACAAA GTCCCTCCTGGAAGACGATGGCTTTAGCACGAGGGCAGGCCTGGCAGGAGCTGATGCTGAG GTTTCGGACATCTCAGATGCAGACCCGCAGGCTCTGCTCCAGGCCATGAAG gatctagatgaaatggatgcTGATCTCTTAGGTCTGAAGAAGTCTAATCTAGCCTCAGACAAAAGGTCTGCCAAgggttctgagaaagaagagcagcCTAGTAATCTTAAACCTGCTGGTATGTTAACGGCCAATGAGAAAG GAGACGCCATTCCCACCAAGAAGCTACCTCTCTCTCCCACCAGCTTTGGGCATCACAGGAAGTTCTCCTTTGAAG ACTTGGAAGACCCATTGGCAGGACTTCTCTCCGATGACGAGGAAGGAATCTCCAAGAAGCCACCAGGGATGGAGAGCAAAACAGCTTTGGAAAAGAGCGCAGCCCCGGTCAGAGATCAAG GTCCCTCTCTGCCTGTAACTCCTGGGGACACCCCAGTCCGAAAGAAAGAACTGCTCTTTGACGATGAGGATGACATCATGGCCACCCTGGGGTTTGGAGACCGCCCCCGAGCAGAGAGGAGGCCAACGGGAGACCA GGCAGCGCCCCTCCCCGCTCGCTCCAAGCTGGATGAGCTGCTGGGTCGGGGCACTGCCGCCAAACTCCTGGCCCACCCGGGCAGCGGGGAGCGCAGGGAGTTCAAGCTGGACAAGAAGTACCAGAGGCCACAGG ACAAAGAAGAAACCTGGGATGACGAGGACTTCACCTTCAGAGCCTATCAGCCCACTGTGGGCCCCGAGGGCCGGCAGTCCCGCCGGCAGTCGGTCAG CCTGCCTGTCGCCAGCCCGCAAGGGCTCAAGCCAGCAGCTACCGCAGGGCCCTCAGAAACAGGAGCACCAAAGCCGCCTGCCAGGTCTGCCACCTCAGG GTCCCGCGTAACTAGGAACCAGGCCGCCTTGGCCCTCCATGCAGGTGACTCAAAGAGGGGAACAGCCCCTGGAGACCACTCTGGCACCG AGCCTGTGATTTGTTTCCTGAACTCCCAGGAGCCCCCAGAGCTTTCTGTGCCTGTCCAG TCCCTGCTCCCGGAGTCCCTGGCCCAGAGCCTGCTGCCAAGCACACAATACCAGATGCAGCTCCTGGCGGCACAGGCACAGCTTCAGGGTGGCACCGCCGAGCTCCAGGCTGACCTTCTGCAGAGTCAGGCCCGGCTGGCAGAGCTGGAGGCCCag GTGCGGAAGCTGGAGCTGGAGCGGGCCCAGCACAAGCTGCTGCTGGAGAGTTTGCAGCAGCGGCACCAGGCTGACCTGGAGCTCATCGAGAGTGCTCACAG AAGCCGCGTCAAAGTGCTAGAAGCATCGTACCAGCAAAGGGAAGAGAGGCTGCGGAGAGAGAACGAGGAGCTGTCCGCCCAGTACCTGTCGCGCTGCCAGGAAGCCGAGCAGGCCCGCGCCGAGCTCACTGCCCAGCACCAGCGGCGCTTGGCCGCTGCCACGCAGGAGAAGGACCAGGAGATGGAGCGGCTCCGGGAACTGCAGCG GGCCTCCATCCTGGAGATGCGCAAGGACCATGAGGAGCAGCTGCAGCGGCTGAAACTGCTAAAGGACCGGGAGATTGATGCCGTCACCAGCGCCACCTCCCACACGCG GTCCCTGAATGGCATCATTGAGCAGATGGAGAAGTTCTCCAGCAGCCTGCACGAGCTGTCCTCCCGCGTGGAGGCCTCACACCTCAGCACCACCCAGGAGTGGGAGCTGGGGATCCGGCAGCGGGACGAGCAGCTCCGAG TGCTGCAGGAGAGGCTGGGCCGGCAGCAGCGGGACATGGAGGAAGAGCGGAACCGGCTCCAGGAGGTCATCGGGAAGATGGAGGCACGCCTGAGTGAGCAGAGCCGGCTGCTGGAGCAG GAACGCTGGCGGGTGAGTGCGGAGCAGTCTAAGGCAGAGTCCGCGCAGCGCACTCtagaggagcagaggaaggtcATGGTCCAGCAGATCACCATGGAGCGGGAGGAGCTGGAGAGAGCCAAG AGTGCCTTGCTGGAGGAGCAGCAGTCCGTCATGCACAAGTGTGGGGAGGAGCGGCGGCGCCTGGCGGCCGAGTGGGCCGAGTTCTTTACACAGCAGAAGTTGAGTAAGGAGCGGGCGGAGCGAGAGGCAGAGCGGGCGCTGAAGGTGGACACCCAGCGGGAGGGCACCCTCATCAGCCTGGCCAAG GAGCAGGCAGAGCTGAAGATCAGGGCAAGTGAGCTCCGGGTCAAGGAGGATCAGCTGGTGGCCGAGAGGGAGGCTCTGGAGCGGGAGCGGCAGGAGCTGCGGCTGGAGAAGGATAGGGTCAGTGCCGCCGCCCAGCGCATCAGGCTGCGTGCTGAGGAGGTGGAGAGCATGAGCCAG GTGGCCTCAGAGAAGTACGAGGAGGGGCAGCGGGCACTGCGCGAGGCCCGGCAGGTGCAGTCAGAGCAGCAGGCCCGGCTGCAGCtggtgcagcagcagcaggagaggctCCGGCAGCAAGAGCAGCACGTGAATCAG GAGCACCTGAGCCTGGCCCAGCAGCGGCTGCAGCTGGATCATGTCCGACAGGACCTGCTCTCTGGCCCTGTGGCGCTGCTCtccagggcccagggcctggcaccctCTGGCCTGAGTG CCGTCGTGGCTCCTGCTCCCACCACGCCTCGGTGCAGCCAGCCGCTGGCCGGCCTGGGCCCCTCGCACCTCCACGCCAAGCTGGTGCTACTGAAACACACAGCTGCGCAG GACCATGACTTCTTGGAGAATGAACAGTTCTTCCTGGAGACCCTGAAGAAAGCCTCTGACAACATGGCATCCCATTCAGCCTGA
- the FBF1 gene encoding fas-binding factor 1 isoform X6, producing the protein MALARGQAWQELMLRVAAGFGHLRCRPAGSAPGHEGDAIPTKKLPLSPTSFGHHRKFSFEDLEDPLAGLLSDDEEGISKKPPGMESKTALEKSAAPVRDQGPSLPVTPGDTPVRKKELLFDDEDDIMATLGFGDRPRAERRPTGDQAAPLPARSKLDELLGRGTAAKLLAHPGSGERREFKLDKKYQRPQDKEETWDDEDFTFRAYQPTVGPEGRQSRRQSVSRFLEGSTDPKGEPGSRQSSPAASSPIQPRRGGADWLGLKDDISDPLPPSPAREAQRGPPPVSQLSAPGCHSGPARLPSFSGAKPPTEGAGSPAKASQASQPGPSEEKEEEDWLSHALSRKKSQGLAREERTAAPKGQNSMGVVGQPPTGSLPVASPQGLKPAATAGPSETGAPKPPARSATSGSRVTRNQAALALHAGDSKRGTAPGDHSGTEPVICFLNSQEPPELSVPVQSLLPESLAQSLLPSTQYQMQLLAAQAQLQGGTAELQADLLQSQARLAELEAQVRKLELERAQHKLLLESLQQRHQADLELIESAHRSRVKVLEASYQQREERLRRENEELSAQYLSRCQEAEQARAELTAQHQRRLAAATQEKDQEMERLRELQRASILEMRKDHEEQLQRLKLLKDREIDAVTSATSHTRSLNGIIEQMEKFSSSLHELSSRVEASHLSTTQEWELGIRQRDEQLRVLQERLGRQQRDMEEERNRLQEVIGKMEARLSEQSRLLEQERWRVSAEQSKAESAQRTLEEQRKVMVQQITMEREELERAKSALLEEQQSVMHKCGEERRRLAAEWAEFFTQQKLSKERAEREAERALKVDTQREGTLISLAKEQAELKIRASELRVKEDQLVAEREALERERQELRLEKDRVSAAAQRIRLRAEEVESMSQVASEKYEEGQRALREARQVQSEQQARLQLVQQQQERLRQQEQHVNQEHLSLAQQRLQLDHVRQDLLSGPVALLSRAQGLAPSGLSAVVAPAPTTPRCSQPLAGLGPSHLHAKLVLLKHTAAQDHDFLENEQFFLETLKKASDNMASHSA; encoded by the exons ATGGCTTTAGCACGAGGGCAGGCCTGGCAGGAGCTGATGCTGAG GGTGGCTGCAGGTTTCGGACATCTCAGATGCAGACCCGCAGGCTCTGCTCCAGGCCATGAAG GAGACGCCATTCCCACCAAGAAGCTACCTCTCTCTCCCACCAGCTTTGGGCATCACAGGAAGTTCTCCTTTGAAG ACTTGGAAGACCCATTGGCAGGACTTCTCTCCGATGACGAGGAAGGAATCTCCAAGAAGCCACCAGGGATGGAGAGCAAAACAGCTTTGGAAAAGAGCGCAGCCCCGGTCAGAGATCAAG GTCCCTCTCTGCCTGTAACTCCTGGGGACACCCCAGTCCGAAAGAAAGAACTGCTCTTTGACGATGAGGATGACATCATGGCCACCCTGGGGTTTGGAGACCGCCCCCGAGCAGAGAGGAGGCCAACGGGAGACCA GGCAGCGCCCCTCCCCGCTCGCTCCAAGCTGGATGAGCTGCTGGGTCGGGGCACTGCCGCCAAACTCCTGGCCCACCCGGGCAGCGGGGAGCGCAGGGAGTTCAAGCTGGACAAGAAGTACCAGAGGCCACAGG ACAAAGAAGAAACCTGGGATGACGAGGACTTCACCTTCAGAGCCTATCAGCCCACTGTGGGCCCCGAGGGCCGGCAGTCCCGCCGGCAGTCGGTCAG TAGGTTCTTAGAAGGCAGCACAGACCCCAAGGGAGAACCGGGCTCCAGACAGAGCAGCCCAGCGGCGTCCAGCCCCATCCAGCCCAGGAGGGGAGGCGCCGATTGGCTGGGCCTCAAGGACGACATCTCGgacccactccctccctccccagccagggAGGCTCAGAGGGGACCCCCTCCCGTGAGCCAGCTTTCTGCCCCAGGCTGCCACTCAGGCCCGGCCAGGCTGCCTTCCTTCTCGGGGGCAAAGCCACCAACCGAGGGTGCAGGTTCCCCGGCCAAAGCCAGCCAGGCTTCCCAGCCAGGACCAtctgaggaaaaggaggaggaggactggcTGAGCCATGCCCTGTCTCGGAAGAAGTCCCAAGGTCTGGCCAGAGAGGAGCGCACTGCGGCCCCTAAGGGCCAGAACTCCATGGGGGTAGTGGGCCAGCCGCCTACTGGCAG CCTGCCTGTCGCCAGCCCGCAAGGGCTCAAGCCAGCAGCTACCGCAGGGCCCTCAGAAACAGGAGCACCAAAGCCGCCTGCCAGGTCTGCCACCTCAGG GTCCCGCGTAACTAGGAACCAGGCCGCCTTGGCCCTCCATGCAGGTGACTCAAAGAGGGGAACAGCCCCTGGAGACCACTCTGGCACCG AGCCTGTGATTTGTTTCCTGAACTCCCAGGAGCCCCCAGAGCTTTCTGTGCCTGTCCAG TCCCTGCTCCCGGAGTCCCTGGCCCAGAGCCTGCTGCCAAGCACACAATACCAGATGCAGCTCCTGGCGGCACAGGCACAGCTTCAGGGTGGCACCGCCGAGCTCCAGGCTGACCTTCTGCAGAGTCAGGCCCGGCTGGCAGAGCTGGAGGCCCag GTGCGGAAGCTGGAGCTGGAGCGGGCCCAGCACAAGCTGCTGCTGGAGAGTTTGCAGCAGCGGCACCAGGCTGACCTGGAGCTCATCGAGAGTGCTCACAG AAGCCGCGTCAAAGTGCTAGAAGCATCGTACCAGCAAAGGGAAGAGAGGCTGCGGAGAGAGAACGAGGAGCTGTCCGCCCAGTACCTGTCGCGCTGCCAGGAAGCCGAGCAGGCCCGCGCCGAGCTCACTGCCCAGCACCAGCGGCGCTTGGCCGCTGCCACGCAGGAGAAGGACCAGGAGATGGAGCGGCTCCGGGAACTGCAGCG GGCCTCCATCCTGGAGATGCGCAAGGACCATGAGGAGCAGCTGCAGCGGCTGAAACTGCTAAAGGACCGGGAGATTGATGCCGTCACCAGCGCCACCTCCCACACGCG GTCCCTGAATGGCATCATTGAGCAGATGGAGAAGTTCTCCAGCAGCCTGCACGAGCTGTCCTCCCGCGTGGAGGCCTCACACCTCAGCACCACCCAGGAGTGGGAGCTGGGGATCCGGCAGCGGGACGAGCAGCTCCGAG TGCTGCAGGAGAGGCTGGGCCGGCAGCAGCGGGACATGGAGGAAGAGCGGAACCGGCTCCAGGAGGTCATCGGGAAGATGGAGGCACGCCTGAGTGAGCAGAGCCGGCTGCTGGAGCAG GAACGCTGGCGGGTGAGTGCGGAGCAGTCTAAGGCAGAGTCCGCGCAGCGCACTCtagaggagcagaggaaggtcATGGTCCAGCAGATCACCATGGAGCGGGAGGAGCTGGAGAGAGCCAAG AGTGCCTTGCTGGAGGAGCAGCAGTCCGTCATGCACAAGTGTGGGGAGGAGCGGCGGCGCCTGGCGGCCGAGTGGGCCGAGTTCTTTACACAGCAGAAGTTGAGTAAGGAGCGGGCGGAGCGAGAGGCAGAGCGGGCGCTGAAGGTGGACACCCAGCGGGAGGGCACCCTCATCAGCCTGGCCAAG GAGCAGGCAGAGCTGAAGATCAGGGCAAGTGAGCTCCGGGTCAAGGAGGATCAGCTGGTGGCCGAGAGGGAGGCTCTGGAGCGGGAGCGGCAGGAGCTGCGGCTGGAGAAGGATAGGGTCAGTGCCGCCGCCCAGCGCATCAGGCTGCGTGCTGAGGAGGTGGAGAGCATGAGCCAG GTGGCCTCAGAGAAGTACGAGGAGGGGCAGCGGGCACTGCGCGAGGCCCGGCAGGTGCAGTCAGAGCAGCAGGCCCGGCTGCAGCtggtgcagcagcagcaggagaggctCCGGCAGCAAGAGCAGCACGTGAATCAG GAGCACCTGAGCCTGGCCCAGCAGCGGCTGCAGCTGGATCATGTCCGACAGGACCTGCTCTCTGGCCCTGTGGCGCTGCTCtccagggcccagggcctggcaccctCTGGCCTGAGTG CCGTCGTGGCTCCTGCTCCCACCACGCCTCGGTGCAGCCAGCCGCTGGCCGGCCTGGGCCCCTCGCACCTCCACGCCAAGCTGGTGCTACTGAAACACACAGCTGCGCAG GACCATGACTTCTTGGAGAATGAACAGTTCTTCCTGGAGACCCTGAAGAAAGCCTCTGACAACATGGCATCCCATTCAGCCTGA